From the Acidilutibacter cellobiosedens genome, one window contains:
- a CDS encoding TnsD family Tn7-like transposition protein, with protein sequence MNFFPTPYPDELLYSVLGRYCIRSGNIREIHNIQDMFGSRNVIASMELPTQLEALIANMPVNTKYTAEQFIYKHTLFPFYAAFIPSKRAKEIVQAMKNGEGKTIYIKIGLVSNTVILNRFFRFCPECFKKDIETFGEPYWHRIHQVTGVFVCLKHKMPLCDSTELIRAGNRQRFISASHENCIVEKEISYSNDLMEKMLWIAEDTEILLNNQFGFREGQWFKSQFRVKLIEKGYARMNNYIHQKKLKQDFVDFYGQEYLALVQSPVSVNSGGWLPDMVRNNDRTTYSIRYLLLARFLGIPIVDLFNTKLGSNDEDENNIDAYQELWDQRLIELAQSGLSIREISDILKSSTKTIRKAIDRLGIEEFWKFNGGGKYLHSKFTDTEEFRMKRERLREEWLELHAQYPDKSSSQIRKNNDGVYAWLKKYDSEWMEENYRRIKTVVNTVDWDKRDAELLPKVKEVVKEMKQGKPERITWGGIGRKLGISGWFAKSKNKLPFTKKYVDSVVENLQEFQIRKIQWGMSQLEGEGKEIKLWNLVETAGVKPRYMKNISKEIKKILEEKGYDTDFLSNLK encoded by the coding sequence GTGAACTTTTTTCCAACACCATATCCAGATGAGCTATTATACAGTGTATTGGGGCGTTACTGTATTAGAAGTGGAAACATAAGAGAAATACATAATATTCAAGATATGTTTGGGTCACGAAATGTGATTGCATCTATGGAATTGCCAACACAACTGGAAGCATTAATTGCAAATATGCCCGTAAATACAAAATATACGGCGGAACAATTTATATATAAGCATACTTTGTTTCCTTTTTATGCTGCTTTTATTCCTTCCAAGCGAGCTAAAGAAATTGTACAAGCAATGAAAAACGGAGAAGGGAAAACAATCTATATAAAAATTGGGTTAGTGTCAAACACCGTAATATTAAACAGGTTTTTTAGATTTTGTCCTGAATGTTTTAAAAAAGATATAGAAACATTTGGAGAACCATATTGGCATAGAATTCACCAGGTTACAGGGGTATTTGTATGTTTAAAGCATAAGATGCCTCTTTGTGACAGCACAGAACTCATAAGGGCAGGCAACAGACAGAGATTTATTAGTGCATCCCATGAGAACTGTATAGTAGAAAAAGAAATAAGTTATTCAAATGATTTGATGGAAAAGATGCTTTGGATAGCAGAGGATACAGAAATACTTCTAAATAATCAATTTGGGTTTAGGGAAGGTCAATGGTTTAAAAGTCAGTTTCGGGTTAAGTTGATTGAAAAAGGCTATGCTAGGATGAACAATTATATTCATCAAAAGAAGTTAAAACAAGACTTTGTGGATTTTTATGGTCAAGAATACTTGGCACTTGTTCAATCCCCTGTATCAGTTAATAGTGGAGGTTGGCTACCTGATATGGTTAGAAATAATGATAGGACAACCTATTCAATAAGGTATCTATTATTAGCGAGGTTTCTCGGAATTCCAATCGTTGATTTATTTAATACAAAACTTGGCTCGAATGATGAAGATGAAAACAATATTGATGCTTATCAGGAACTGTGGGACCAGAGGTTGATAGAACTTGCTCAATCAGGGCTATCAATCCGAGAAATATCAGATATATTAAAGTCATCTACAAAAACAATTAGGAAGGCTATTGATAGATTAGGAATAGAAGAGTTTTGGAAATTTAATGGCGGTGGAAAATATCTTCATAGCAAGTTTACTGATACAGAAGAATTCAGAATGAAAAGAGAAAGGTTAAGGGAAGAGTGGCTTGAACTCCATGCTCAATATCCTGATAAAAGCAGCAGTCAAATTCGTAAAAATAACGATGGAGTCTATGCTTGGTTAAAAAAATATGATAGTGAATGGATGGAAGAAAACTATCGCAGAATAAAAACAGTAGTTAATACTGTTGATTGGGATAAAAGAGATGCTGAATTGCTTCCAAAAGTAAAAGAAGTGGTTAAAGAAATGAAACAAGGTAAGCCTGAAAGGATAACGTGGGGTGGTATAGGAAGAAAATTAGGGATTAGCGGATGGTTTGCAAAGAGCAAAAATAAGCTGCCATTTACTAAAAAGTATGTAGATTCCGTAGTAGAAAATCTGCAAGAATTTCAAATAAGAAAGATACAATGGGGTATGAGTCAATTAGAGGGGGAAGGAAAAGAAATCAAGTTGTGGAATTTAGTAGAAACGGCAGGAGTTAAGCCTAGATATATGAAGAATATTAGTAAAGAAATAAAAAAAATATTAGAAGAAAAAGGCTATGATACAGATTTTTTATCTAACTTAAAATAA
- a CDS encoding IS110 family RNA-guided transposase encodes MDYPPVAGIDVGKNFSEMCILSPNNEIYHRIKIYHDSIDSIKEAIGLLQKAEKDFAIRPVVVLESTGHYHKILFHYLSDSGFEVSIINPIQSDSIKNIGIRKVKNDKFDAHKIALLYRFSFIKTTVVPDDVIDCLKSLCRQYYKLGDELTTYKNRLIGIIDQVMLNFTDVFQNVYSNTALAVLDRYPSPKQILKANKQTLISLIEKTSKKGLAWSTEKYELLVLKAKEFKDLSINNPGNLAILKVNISMVRTLQDAQKDILDAINEIILADSLEDNPVLAPIINLLCSIPGIGILTAATILAEVGDFSAFSSPNKLVAFFGIDPSVNQSGEFTGTRNKMSKRGSRLLRRVIFTTALANIRSKRNGDKTNPVLYEFYQKKCTNKPKKVALGAVMRKLVNIIFAVMRDKKPFELRTPEEHEELLLTRSSVA; translated from the coding sequence ATGGATTATCCACCTGTAGCTGGAATTGATGTTGGTAAAAATTTTAGTGAGATGTGTATTTTGTCCCCTAATAATGAGATTTATCATCGTATTAAGATCTATCATGATTCAATTGACAGTATTAAAGAGGCTATAGGTCTATTGCAAAAAGCAGAAAAGGATTTTGCAATTAGGCCTGTCGTAGTCTTAGAATCCACTGGGCACTATCACAAAATCCTCTTCCACTATCTTTCTGATTCTGGATTTGAGGTCTCTATCATAAACCCCATCCAATCTGATTCTATCAAAAATATTGGAATAAGGAAAGTAAAAAATGATAAATTTGATGCCCATAAGATTGCATTGCTTTATAGGTTTTCTTTTATTAAGACTACTGTTGTTCCTGATGATGTTATTGACTGCCTTAAAAGCCTTTGTCGCCAATATTACAAGTTAGGTGATGAACTTACTACTTACAAGAATAGGCTTATTGGCATTATTGATCAAGTAATGCTAAACTTTACAGATGTCTTCCAAAATGTATATTCAAACACTGCCTTAGCAGTACTTGATAGGTATCCTTCACCTAAGCAAATTCTAAAGGCTAACAAACAAACATTAATATCACTTATTGAAAAAACTTCTAAAAAAGGTTTAGCGTGGTCCACTGAAAAATATGAACTTTTGGTTTTAAAAGCTAAGGAATTTAAAGATTTAAGCATCAATAACCCTGGAAATCTAGCCATTCTCAAAGTTAATATTTCCATGGTAAGAACCTTACAAGATGCCCAAAAAGACATACTTGACGCAATTAATGAAATTATTTTAGCAGATTCTTTAGAAGATAATCCTGTATTGGCACCTATTATTAATCTGCTATGCAGTATTCCTGGTATCGGGATACTAACTGCTGCCACGATACTTGCTGAGGTTGGTGATTTTTCTGCATTTTCTAGCCCCAATAAACTTGTAGCTTTCTTTGGAATTGACCCCTCTGTTAATCAATCGGGTGAATTCACCGGAACCCGTAACAAAATGTCTAAAAGGGGCTCTAGATTGCTTCGTAGGGTCATCTTTACAACTGCTTTAGCCAATATTCGAAGTAAGAGAAATGGTGACAAAACTAATCCAGTGCTCTATGAGTTCTACCAAAAAAAGTGTACAAACAAGCCCAAAAAGGTTGCATTAGGTGCTGTAATGAGAAAATTAGTAAATATTATATTCGCCGTCATGAGAGACAAAAAGCCTTTTGAGCTAAGAACCCCAGAAGAGCATGAGGAACTACTTCTTACTAGGTCTTCAGTAGCCTAA
- a CDS encoding sacsin N-terminal ATP-binding-like domain-containing protein, with amino-acid sequence MSVVNDIQAIFAREAKMSPMLLADLANMEKYIAESYQSRSVVELLQNADDANAKRFFIRSNNDCIIVANDGRKFNKDDAMSICRSGVSTKKRDGKTIGYRGIGFKSVVNLAERVHIISGTIRMTFSRELTKNYLEVSNKVPLIRIPHIYTPISNHEGTINKLIEKNFNSIFIFEHPKLNNLNEDLGLLDSSILLFLKNICELEIHSVVSKKISVSRKELDYKEIIVINDNDNEQERWLVIRDEKCNALAFLLNDCNEIIELGEDRAVIHSFMPTKDKVGLPIKINGDFSTDPSRTRVVYDEISKQTLLSCSRLVINSLKDCISNKEQYDGLGLFSVFANFKKDRVSGFTLGVKIKEYFFDCIKSELNNIKWYNGVETENLRVNPEWLNSYDFKKFCRQLKYTPLCKELEKDYPGILKFSNLFELKTLDLDQVLDLLNNLKPTINGSVDVICEIIRQYRFNCNSKIKVKIKNANLIYFKSGIYSSNSKINDFNFDPDFYDALNMRINDDNDLKWFIKLYFEDLSIQVLKANNILQEEHKQVKGNDTQLLKLEVSRYTSKATLPPINKWRSVEQNLAAFLERDSAVKKVIDVSKSNLGYDIEVHYNDDRVRYIEVKSVERLGAPISLTNNEYSTANELKEEYLLAIVEQTDLCMEVCYIENPINHLNLIKRVTRWEWICDDYSGTFLNYSF; translated from the coding sequence TTGAGTGTAGTAAATGATATACAAGCTATATTTGCCAGAGAAGCAAAAATGTCTCCTATGCTTTTAGCTGATTTAGCAAATATGGAAAAATATATTGCCGAAAGTTATCAATCACGTTCTGTTGTAGAATTGCTTCAAAATGCTGATGATGCAAATGCAAAAAGATTTTTTATTAGGTCTAATAACGATTGTATTATAGTAGCCAATGATGGAAGAAAATTTAATAAAGATGACGCTATGTCTATTTGTAGAAGTGGAGTATCTACAAAAAAGAGAGATGGAAAAACCATTGGATATAGAGGAATTGGTTTTAAGTCCGTAGTTAATCTGGCAGAAAGAGTACATATAATAAGTGGTACAATCAGGATGACGTTTTCAAGAGAATTGACGAAAAATTATCTTGAAGTTAGCAATAAAGTGCCGCTGATAAGAATACCGCATATATATACACCTATATCAAATCATGAAGGAACTATTAATAAGTTAATTGAGAAGAATTTTAACTCCATATTTATTTTCGAGCATCCTAAATTAAATAACTTGAATGAGGATTTAGGTTTATTAGATTCGAGCATATTACTTTTTTTAAAAAATATTTGTGAATTGGAAATACATTCGGTCGTATCAAAAAAAATAAGTGTTTCAAGAAAAGAATTAGATTATAAAGAAATTATAGTTATTAATGATAATGATAACGAGCAAGAAAGATGGTTGGTTATTAGGGATGAAAAATGTAATGCTTTAGCTTTTCTGTTAAATGATTGTAATGAAATTATAGAATTAGGGGAGGATAGGGCTGTAATTCATTCGTTTATGCCGACAAAAGACAAAGTTGGTTTGCCAATAAAAATTAATGGTGATTTTTCTACAGACCCTTCTAGAACAAGAGTTGTATATGATGAAATATCAAAACAGACATTATTGTCATGTAGTAGATTAGTAATTAATTCTTTAAAAGATTGTATATCTAATAAAGAGCAATATGATGGTTTAGGCCTTTTTAGCGTTTTTGCAAATTTCAAGAAAGATAGAGTTAGTGGTTTTACATTAGGTGTTAAGATTAAGGAATATTTTTTTGATTGTATTAAAAGTGAACTAAATAATATTAAGTGGTATAACGGGGTTGAAACGGAGAATCTTCGAGTAAATCCTGAATGGCTAAATTCATATGATTTTAAAAAATTTTGCAGACAGTTAAAGTATACACCGCTATGTAAAGAACTAGAAAAAGATTATCCAGGGATATTAAAATTTTCAAATTTGTTTGAGTTGAAAACTTTAGATTTGGATCAAGTCTTGGATTTGTTAAATAATCTTAAACCTACAATTAATGGTAGTGTGGATGTTATATGCGAAATTATTCGTCAGTATAGATTTAATTGCAATTCAAAAATCAAAGTAAAAATTAAAAATGCTAATTTAATATATTTTAAGTCAGGTATATATTCATCAAATTCAAAAATAAATGATTTTAACTTTGACCCTGATTTTTATGATGCTTTAAATATGAGGATAAACGATGATAATGATTTAAAATGGTTTATAAAATTATATTTTGAAGATTTGAGTATTCAAGTTTTAAAAGCAAACAACATATTACAGGAGGAACATAAGCAAGTAAAAGGTAATGATACACAACTTTTAAAGCTTGAGGTTAGTAGGTATACTAGTAAAGCAACTTTGCCACCTATAAACAAATGGAGAAGTGTAGAACAAAATCTTGCTGCTTTTCTAGAAAGAGATTCGGCAGTTAAAAAAGTTATTGATGTTAGTAAAAGTAATTTGGGTTATGATATAGAAGTTCATTATAATGATGATAGAGTTCGATATATAGAGGTTAAAAGCGTTGAAAGGTTGGGAGCACCCATTTCGTTGACAAATAATGAGTATTCAACTGCAAATGAATTAAAAGAAGAATATTTATTAGCCATAGTGGAGCAAACAGATTTATGTATGGAAGTATGCTATATTGAGAATCCAATAAATCATCTAAATTTAATTAAAAGAGTAACTAGATGGGAATGGATTTGTGATGATTATAGTGGTACTTTTTTAAACTATTCATTTTAA
- a CDS encoding GNAT family N-acetyltransferase, with translation MIIRLAKIDDEEKISSLIAQFRVELKQFKGITSTPKIDQAKEEFKEYIEAKYPIFVAEDNSKELLGYIVCRIDGNVVWAESLFVSDSARRKGIASKLYKEAEKIANELGGDTVFNWVHPNNDKMITFLSKIGYDVLNLIEIRKPSKNEILTQKICVGNHEYNY, from the coding sequence GTGATTATACGTTTAGCCAAAATTGATGATGAAGAAAAAATATCAAGCCTGATAGCACAGTTTAGAGTTGAACTAAAACAATTTAAAGGAATTACTTCAACACCTAAAATAGACCAAGCAAAGGAAGAATTTAAAGAATATATAGAGGCGAAGTATCCTATTTTTGTCGCTGAAGATAATAGTAAAGAACTATTGGGGTATATAGTTTGTAGAATTGATGGTAATGTAGTTTGGGCAGAATCTCTATTTGTTTCTGATAGTGCAAGGAGAAAAGGTATAGCCTCAAAACTATATAAAGAGGCAGAAAAAATTGCGAATGAATTGGGTGGGGATACAGTTTTTAACTGGGTACATCCTAATAACGATAAGATGATAACATTTTTATCTAAAATAGGATATGATGTTTTGAACCTTATTGAAATAAGAAAACCTTCGAAAAATGAAATATTAACTCAAAAAATATGTGTTGGAAATCATGAGTATAACTATTAA